The Siphonobacter curvatus genome includes a window with the following:
- a CDS encoding ATP-binding protein: protein LRFEVQDTGIGIPEESLKQIFEEYSQASLDTTRKFKGTGLGLAIVHLLLSLHQSQIFVESQQDQGSRFYFDIAFPKAV, encoded by the coding sequence CTTCGCTTTGAAGTGCAGGACACGGGCATTGGCATTCCCGAGGAGTCGTTAAAGCAGATTTTTGAGGAGTACTCCCAGGCTTCACTTGACACGACCCGCAAGTTCAAGGGCACGGGGCTGGGCCTGGCCATTGTGCATTTGCTGTTGAGTCTGCACCAAAGTCAGATTTTTGTGGAAAGTCAGCAGGATCAGGGCTCCCGCTTTTACTTTGACATTGCCTTTCCGAAGGCCGTTTAA